One Halobacterium sp. DL1 DNA window includes the following coding sequences:
- a CDS encoding methyltransferase, protein MTAPTDLAVVVPKPDAEDRIAALESEGVYDDTRQVRERDADHVELPVTERPTETAFDHTVEQADPELRSPDLDALLRERGWTDEEIARAPSSWAVIGTVVLASFGDCPRPEEVGEALLELHGEADTVLDRRGVSGEHREPDVAFVAGAGDTETIHTEDGTRYAMDLARVMFAPGNEAERVRMGGVVEADERVLDMFAGIGYFALPMARAGADVTAVEANPEAFRFLAENAQLNDVADRLSCVLGDCRDVETTADRVVMGYYDALGGGPVHGEGDDPRYLAAALDNLVPGGTLHVHAVAPEAELPDRPEAALREGCERAGRDVDIEAVRRVKSHSEGVYHVVLDARVD, encoded by the coding sequence GTGACTGCGCCGACCGACCTCGCCGTCGTCGTCCCGAAACCCGACGCCGAGGACCGCATCGCCGCCCTGGAGAGCGAGGGCGTCTACGACGACACCCGGCAGGTCAGAGAACGCGACGCGGACCACGTCGAACTCCCCGTGACCGAGCGACCCACGGAGACGGCGTTCGACCACACCGTCGAGCAGGCCGACCCCGAACTGCGCTCCCCGGACCTCGACGCATTGCTCCGCGAGCGCGGGTGGACCGACGAAGAAATTGCGCGAGCGCCGTCCTCGTGGGCGGTAATCGGGACAGTCGTCCTCGCGTCGTTCGGTGACTGCCCGCGTCCGGAGGAAGTGGGCGAGGCGCTGCTCGAACTCCACGGCGAGGCCGACACGGTGCTCGACCGCCGCGGGGTCAGCGGGGAGCACCGCGAACCGGACGTGGCATTCGTCGCGGGCGCGGGCGACACCGAGACCATCCACACCGAGGACGGCACGCGGTACGCGATGGACCTCGCCCGCGTGATGTTCGCGCCCGGCAACGAGGCCGAGCGTGTGCGGATGGGAGGAGTGGTCGAGGCCGACGAGCGCGTCCTGGACATGTTCGCGGGCATCGGCTACTTCGCGCTCCCGATGGCGAGGGCGGGCGCCGACGTCACCGCCGTCGAGGCGAACCCCGAGGCGTTCCGCTTCCTCGCGGAGAACGCCCAGCTGAACGATGTCGCCGACCGCCTCAGTTGCGTGCTCGGTGACTGCCGGGACGTCGAGACGACGGCCGACCGCGTCGTGATGGGCTACTACGACGCGCTCGGCGGCGGCCCGGTCCACGGCGAGGGCGACGACCCGCGCTACCTCGCGGCGGCCCTCGACAACCTCGTCCCCGGCGGCACCCTCCACGTCCACGCGGTCGCACCGGAGGCTGAACTCCCAGACCGACCGGAGGCGGCGCTCCGGGAGGGCTGCGAGCGCGCGGGCCGCGACGTCGACATCGAGGCTGTGCGCCGCGTGAAGTCCCACAGCGAGGGCGTCTACCACGTCGTCCTCGACGCCCGCGTCGACTGA
- the radA gene encoding DNA repair and recombination protein RadA (Involved in DNA repair and in homologous recombination. Binds and assemble on single-stranded DNA to form a nucleoprotein filament. Hydrolyzes ATP in a ssDNA-dependent manner and promotes DNA strand exchange between homologous DNA molecules): MPEADLEELPGVGPATAEKLRENGFESFQSLAVASSGELANAADVGDSTAADVVQAAREAADVGGFETGATVLERREQIGKLSWNVPEIDEMLGGGVETQSITEVYGKFGAGKSQVTHQLSVNIQLPQEHGGLHGRAVFIDSEDTFRPERIDDMVRGLSDEQLEAAMEQRGIEGSLDDEETMEELVESFLDKIHVAKGFNSNHQMLLAEKAQEIAGEFEEDEYPVRLLCVDSLTAHFRAEYVGRGELADRQQKLNKHLHDLDKVGNLYNAAVVVTNQVQSNPDSFFGDPTKPIGGNILGHKSTFRMYLRKSKNDKRIVKLVDAPNLADGEAVMRVQDGGLKPE, from the coding sequence ATGCCCGAAGCAGACCTCGAGGAACTCCCCGGTGTCGGACCCGCGACCGCGGAGAAACTCCGAGAGAACGGATTCGAATCGTTCCAGAGCCTAGCCGTCGCGTCGTCCGGCGAACTCGCGAACGCCGCGGACGTCGGCGACAGCACCGCCGCGGACGTCGTGCAGGCGGCCCGCGAGGCCGCCGACGTCGGCGGCTTCGAGACCGGCGCGACAGTGCTCGAGCGCCGCGAACAGATCGGGAAGCTCTCCTGGAACGTCCCCGAGATCGACGAGATGCTTGGCGGCGGCGTCGAGACCCAGTCGATCACCGAGGTGTACGGCAAGTTCGGCGCCGGCAAGTCCCAGGTGACCCACCAGCTCTCCGTGAACATTCAGCTCCCCCAGGAGCACGGCGGCCTCCACGGCCGCGCGGTCTTCATCGACTCCGAGGACACGTTCCGGCCGGAGCGCATCGACGACATGGTGCGCGGCCTCTCCGACGAACAGCTCGAGGCCGCCATGGAGCAGCGCGGCATCGAGGGGAGCCTCGACGACGAGGAGACGATGGAGGAGCTCGTCGAGAGCTTCCTCGACAAGATCCACGTCGCGAAGGGGTTCAACTCCAACCACCAGATGCTCCTCGCCGAGAAGGCCCAGGAGATCGCCGGCGAGTTCGAGGAGGACGAGTACCCCGTCCGCCTGCTCTGCGTCGACTCGCTGACCGCCCACTTCCGCGCGGAGTACGTCGGCCGTGGCGAACTCGCGGACCGCCAGCAGAAGCTCAACAAGCACCTCCACGACCTCGACAAGGTCGGCAACCTCTACAACGCCGCCGTCGTGGTCACGAACCAGGTGCAGTCGAACCCCGACTCGTTCTTCGGCGACCCGACGAAGCCCATCGGGGGGAACATCCTCGGGCACAAGTCGACGTTCCGCATGTACCTGCGGAAGTCCAAGAACGACAAGCGCATCGTGAAGCTCGTCGACGCGCCGAACCTGGCGGACGGCGAAGCCGTCATGCGCGTCCAGGACGGCGGCCTGAAGCCCGAGTGA
- a CDS encoding iron-sulfur cluster assembly protein produces the protein MSMGSDMYRQQILDHYRNPRNHGELGDPTFSHEGYNPSCGDELEFDVELTEDGETIERVAFRGEGCAISQASASMLSQELPGMTLDEVADLDRDDVLEMLGVEVTPMRIKCAVLAEKVVQDGARIYEGEAEVDQTTTEDDA, from the coding sequence ATGAGTATGGGCTCGGACATGTACCGGCAGCAGATTCTGGACCACTACCGCAACCCCCGGAATCACGGTGAACTCGGCGACCCGACGTTCAGCCACGAGGGGTACAACCCGTCCTGTGGCGACGAACTGGAGTTCGACGTGGAACTCACCGAGGACGGGGAGACCATCGAGCGCGTGGCGTTCCGCGGCGAGGGCTGTGCCATCAGCCAGGCCTCCGCGAGCATGCTCTCCCAGGAACTCCCGGGGATGACGCTCGACGAGGTCGCCGACCTCGACCGCGACGACGTCCTCGAGATGCTCGGCGTCGAGGTGACGCCGATGCGCATCAAGTGTGCGGTGCTCGCGGAGAAGGTCGTCCAGGACGGCGCGCGGATCTACGAGGGCGAGGCCGAGGTCGACCAGACGACCACCGAGGACGACGCGTAG